In one Winogradskyella sp. MH6 genomic region, the following are encoded:
- the hemC gene encoding hydroxymethylbilane synthase, whose amino-acid sequence MSKIIRIGTRDSQLALWQAKTVQSQLERLGHKTVLVPVKSTGDIVLDKPLYELGITGIFTKTLDIAMLNEDIDIAVHSLKDVPTVLPKGIVQAAVIKRGNVNDTLVFKNNEEFLSARDAVIATGSLRRRAQWLNRYPTHKVENIRGNVNSRLQKLEDNEHWNGAIFAAAGIGRLNIRPENAINLHWMIPAPAQGAIMVTALEKDEEILEICQEINHEETQICTAIEREFLNRLEGGCTAPIGALAFIKNEEVNFKGILLSKDGTKKIEVAKVVPLGKHHDLSEFCANYIIGKGGKTLIDQLQRSDKETNIYSTKKLTDDQLLLFHNDVVADSNDAIKISLNRIPKTIVRNEIKNVIITSKNAVEALLHNFSAIELQFKNIYCVGRRTKRLVEKRIGKVTHTESNAKKLANYLVEYIEGTEVTYFCSDLRLDDLPNILSENNITVNEIEAYQTKFDADKVDAKVDGVMFYSPSTVESYLKQNKATGIAFCIGETTAKAASQYFEDVRIAKVPTVESVIELVNDYFLQKQES is encoded by the coding sequence ATGTCTAAAATTATTCGCATTGGCACACGCGATAGCCAATTAGCACTATGGCAAGCTAAAACTGTACAATCGCAGTTAGAACGCTTAGGTCACAAAACCGTATTAGTACCTGTAAAATCAACAGGAGATATTGTACTTGACAAACCATTATACGAACTAGGTATAACTGGCATTTTTACCAAGACTCTAGATATCGCCATGCTTAATGAAGACATTGATATTGCAGTACACTCATTAAAAGATGTTCCTACAGTTTTACCAAAAGGCATTGTACAAGCTGCCGTTATAAAACGTGGTAATGTTAACGATACTTTGGTGTTTAAAAACAATGAAGAATTCTTATCAGCAAGAGACGCTGTAATTGCTACAGGCAGCCTTCGTAGACGTGCTCAATGGCTTAACCGATACCCAACACATAAGGTTGAAAACATACGTGGCAACGTTAATTCAAGATTACAAAAACTTGAAGACAACGAGCATTGGAATGGTGCTATTTTCGCTGCTGCTGGTATTGGTAGATTAAACATAAGACCAGAAAATGCTATCAATTTGCATTGGATGATTCCTGCTCCTGCGCAAGGTGCCATTATGGTTACTGCTTTAGAAAAGGATGAAGAGATCCTAGAGATTTGCCAGGAAATTAATCATGAAGAAACTCAAATTTGCACAGCAATTGAGCGCGAATTTTTAAACCGATTAGAAGGAGGTTGTACTGCTCCAATTGGTGCCTTAGCTTTCATTAAAAATGAAGAAGTCAATTTTAAAGGCATCCTTCTAAGTAAAGATGGTACCAAAAAAATAGAAGTTGCTAAAGTTGTTCCATTAGGTAAGCATCATGATTTATCAGAATTTTGTGCCAATTACATTATAGGTAAAGGTGGTAAAACACTTATTGACCAATTACAACGTAGCGATAAGGAAACCAATATATACTCTACCAAGAAACTTACAGACGACCAATTACTATTATTTCATAACGACGTTGTTGCCGATAGTAATGATGCCATTAAAATAAGTCTTAATCGTATTCCAAAAACGATAGTGCGTAATGAAATTAAAAATGTAATCATTACCAGTAAAAATGCTGTTGAAGCTTTGCTTCATAATTTTTCGGCAATAGAGTTACAGTTCAAAAATATTTATTGTGTTGGCAGACGTACAAAGCGTTTGGTTGAAAAACGAATAGGCAAAGTCACACATACTGAATCTAATGCTAAAAAATTAGCCAACTATTTGGTTGAATATATAGAAGGCACAGAGGTTACCTACTTTTGTAGCGACTTGCGATTAGATGATTTACCTAACATTCTATCTGAAAACAACATAACAGTTAACGAAATTGAAGCCTACCAAACCAAGTTTGATGCTGATAAAGTTGACGCTAAAGTAGATGGAGTAATGTTTTATAGTCCATCAACAGTAGAAAGCTATTTAAAACAGAATAAAGCCACTGGTATTGCTTTTTGTATAGGCGAAACCACAGCAAAAGCAGCAAGTCAGTATTTTGAAGATGTTCGTATTGCAAAAGTACCGACTGTTGAGAGTGTTATTGAGTTGGTGAATGATTATTTCCTGCAAAAGCAGGAATCTTAA
- a CDS encoding helix-turn-helix transcriptional regulator, with the protein MKLENMVSKSIARGTFDETFIEDGFFVLTHKNENDNVEILEREIDSTYIQFHFCTKGSADFVFNNGTYTLSIKEETSLLLYNPQRDLPICLEMKPHSWLVSFVMSIKKFHGLFSQDANYVTFLSDENKNKKYYTDGTINPSMAVVLNQMISFNLNQTIKPLYFKGKVYELLSLYFNRNEDADVEQCPFLVDEVNVAKLKKAKDIIIANMAEPPTLQELSETIGLSLKKLKEGFKQIYGDTVYGFLLDYKMEVARKLLESGNHNVNEVGLKVGYSTASHFIAAFKKKFGTTPKKYIMASS; encoded by the coding sequence ATGAAATTAGAAAACATGGTTTCAAAAAGTATCGCTAGAGGTACTTTTGATGAAACTTTTATAGAAGATGGTTTTTTTGTGTTGACACACAAGAATGAAAACGATAATGTGGAAATTCTTGAACGTGAGATTGATAGCACATATATACAGTTTCACTTTTGTACTAAAGGGTCTGCCGATTTTGTGTTTAATAACGGAACGTATACATTAAGCATTAAAGAAGAAACATCTTTGCTACTTTATAATCCGCAACGCGATTTGCCAATTTGTTTAGAGATGAAGCCACATTCTTGGTTAGTGTCTTTTGTGATGTCTATAAAAAAGTTTCATGGTTTGTTTTCGCAAGATGCCAATTACGTTACTTTTTTATCGGATGAAAATAAGAACAAAAAGTACTACACTGATGGTACTATAAATCCCTCTATGGCTGTAGTACTAAACCAAATGATTAGTTTTAACCTTAACCAAACGATAAAACCACTGTATTTTAAAGGAAAGGTTTATGAGCTTTTGAGTTTGTACTTTAATAGAAATGAAGATGCGGATGTTGAGCAATGTCCATTTTTAGTCGATGAGGTTAATGTGGCTAAACTCAAAAAAGCAAAAGATATTATTATTGCTAACATGGCCGAGCCACCAACTTTACAAGAGTTATCTGAAACTATTGGGCTAAGCTTAAAGAAACTAAAAGAAGGCTTTAAACAAATTTATGGTGATACGGTTTATGGTTTTCTACTAGACTATAAAATGGAAGTGGCTCGCAAACTTTTAGAGTCGGGTAATCATAATGTTAATGAGGTTGGACTAAAAGTAGGTTACAGTACAGCGAGCCATTTTATTGCAGCCTTTAAAAAGAAATTTGGAACGACACCTAAGAAGTATATTATGGCAAGTAGTTAA
- a CDS encoding tetratricopeptide repeat protein, whose protein sequence is MRQIIPLVLIFLFFSCNLNKEKEIATLFDKVNANRISGNKSDAIEDCKKIISIDNSNIDAYRILSELTFETGNFEESLRLNKKLIELDPESYKYYSNTAFLLELFDQKAESEVYYEMARKVFSKKEEEYWSKTDTLSMATMLMTIGDSVRSKELLKSFIKRKPNDSIYLKVLQEFNNYNHLEMVNQLRNYKKSLEQ, encoded by the coding sequence ATGAGACAAATTATACCCTTAGTATTAATCTTCCTTTTTTTTAGTTGTAATCTTAATAAAGAAAAAGAAATAGCTACACTATTTGATAAAGTAAACGCTAATAGAATTTCTGGAAATAAAAGCGATGCAATAGAAGACTGTAAGAAAATAATTTCAATTGATAACTCAAACATTGATGCATATAGGATTCTTTCAGAGTTAACTTTTGAGACAGGAAATTTTGAAGAATCTTTAAGATTGAATAAAAAACTAATAGAACTAGATCCTGAATCCTATAAATACTATTCAAACACAGCATTTTTGTTGGAGCTTTTTGACCAAAAAGCTGAATCGGAAGTATACTATGAAATGGCTAGAAAAGTATTTTCTAAAAAGGAGGAAGAATATTGGTCTAAAACAGACACGTTGAGTATGGCTACAATGCTAATGACGATAGGAGATAGCGTTAGAAGTAAAGAGTTGCTAAAATCGTTTATAAAAAGAAAGCCTAATGATTCTATATACCTGAAAGTTCTTCAGGAGTTTAATAATTATAACCATTTGGAGATGGTAAATCAGTTGAGGAATTACAAGAAATCCTTAGAACAATAA
- the hemA gene encoding glutamyl-tRNA reductase: protein MQHHKNTYFYAIGLSYQKADAEVRGHFSLSDTAKQNLLAEAKQNGIESLIVISTCNRTELYGFAEHPYQLIHLLCENTKGTVEEFQDVAYVHKGKSAINHMFRVGSGLDSQILGDFEIISQLKFAARASKKEGLLNSFTERLVNSVIQASKRIKNETELSSGATSVSFASVQYIMNNVEHISEKNILLFGTGKIGRNTCENLVKHTKNSHITLINRTKTKAEEVAGKFNLIVKDYENLETEINNSDIVIVATGAQNPTVYKDLITTEKPLLVLDLSIPKNVNEDITELKNVSLVHMDDLAKITDDTLEKRKAFIPNAEAIIEEIMADFNTWLNTLKFVPTIQALKHKLTDFKNSELNTQRKKLSDFNEDQAELITNNIIQKITNQFAHHFREDNDTSDESLELIKKIFQLEETSQNV from the coding sequence ATGCAACATCACAAAAACACATATTTTTATGCCATAGGTCTTAGCTATCAAAAAGCTGATGCCGAAGTGCGTGGTCATTTTAGCCTAAGCGATACGGCTAAACAAAACCTATTAGCAGAAGCAAAGCAAAATGGAATAGAAAGTCTTATTGTAATTTCTACTTGTAACCGTACAGAGTTATATGGTTTTGCTGAGCATCCTTACCAACTTATACATTTACTTTGTGAAAACACAAAAGGTACTGTAGAAGAGTTCCAAGATGTAGCTTATGTACACAAAGGCAAAAGCGCCATAAACCATATGTTCAGAGTTGGCTCTGGTTTAGACAGTCAAATTTTGGGCGATTTTGAAATTATTAGCCAATTAAAATTTGCGGCGAGGGCTTCAAAAAAAGAAGGTTTATTAAATTCATTTACTGAGCGTCTTGTAAATTCCGTAATTCAGGCAAGCAAACGCATCAAGAACGAAACCGAATTATCTTCTGGTGCAACATCAGTGTCTTTTGCTTCTGTTCAGTACATTATGAATAATGTTGAGCACATTTCAGAAAAAAACATTCTACTTTTCGGTACAGGCAAAATAGGTCGTAATACTTGCGAAAATTTAGTAAAGCACACTAAAAACTCGCACATCACCCTTATTAATAGAACAAAAACTAAAGCTGAAGAAGTTGCAGGAAAATTCAATCTTATTGTAAAAGATTACGAAAATCTTGAAACTGAAATTAACAACTCTGATATTGTCATAGTAGCTACAGGTGCTCAGAATCCAACGGTTTACAAAGATTTAATTACCACAGAAAAACCATTGTTAGTTTTAGATTTATCCATCCCAAAAAATGTGAACGAAGATATAACTGAGTTAAAAAATGTATCTTTAGTACATATGGATGATTTGGCTAAAATTACGGACGATACTCTAGAAAAGCGCAAAGCATTTATACCTAATGCAGAAGCTATTATAGAAGAAATTATGGCCGATTTTAATACATGGCTAAACACCTTAAAGTTTGTACCAACAATACAAGCCTTAAAACATAAACTTACCGATTTTAAGAATTCGGAATTAAATACACAACGTAAAAAATTATCCGATTTTAATGAAGATCAAGCAGAACTGATTACCAACAATATTATTCAAAAAATTACCAATCAGTTTGCGCACCACTTTAGAGAAGACAACGATACGTCTGATGAGAGTTTAGAACTCATCAAAAAAATATTTCAGCTAGAAGAAACTTCACAGAATGTCTAA